TCTCATGCGAATTTCCTCCTCCGACATGAATTCACCAGTCCCTTTGTCCCGGCTGTTCTGGGACCAGTCGTCAAACATGTTCATATTGGGCTGCTGCTGAACAGATGCATTGTTCATATTCACCGGatgaaatgatgatgatgacgattgtGGAGGACCGAGGGCTAGCTCGGATCTATCATTGTACCCGTTGTTTTGTATTTGCTGAGAGTTCACCATATGACGACCATTTGTAGCAAAATTTATGTCGTACTGGGTATTGGTGTTCACAAGTTGTGGCGCGGTTTGGTACACATTATCCATATTGTCATTATACCCTAAAAACCCAAATGATGGAAAGGGATTGTCACACTCCAATTGTAAACAAACGATGAGCATAATAAATTatcgagtaaaatgccattttcgtcccggaggtttggccagttttgcgactttcatctaaaggtttgtttttcggCATCTGGATCctaaaggtttgaaatcttgcaattttcatccggctcgctaactccatccattttaCTCTGTTAAGACATGGTTATTTTCGTCCTTATTGTTAACTTAAGGGAATTTTCGTCCTttttaatacttgtacattacgctaaatgcttgtacataaagtgaaaagaaCTGAGCTGCCCTTTAAGTTTACagaaaagacaaaaatacccatgccttaacggagaaaatggatggagttcacgagccggatgaaaatggcaagatttcaaaccttttggatctatatgaggaaaaacaaaccttttgaCGAAAGTCGCAAATATTGCCAAACCTctgggacgaaaatggcattttactctaaattaTTAAAAAGAAGTGTGTAAAAAGAATGTAGGTTTTACCTCCTAATAGCAGATTCGAATCAACGGATAGAGAGTCAGATGGACCCACGACAGGATGACGAGGTGGCAATTGCTGATTATTTGAAGATCTTGGATACTCTATCGATCCCATTGAATAATCATTCCGTGACGCACCTGACCGTTTAGGTTGCTTGAAGCTCACAAGTGACTTGCCATCATACTCTACAACTTGGTTCCAGTTATCATATGCTTTCTTAACCAGTGCATCCACATATACCTGCATTAACAAAAAAATCAAGCTATCACCCAAATACACATACTCAAGAAGAGtgacatatatacatatatatacacacacacgcacacacatatatatacacatatatataggggatggatatAATGAGACCCACCCTGAGTTGGAAGAACTTTGAGGACGCCTTGAAAAAAAggttcttttttatttttttggccaAAAGATTTTTAAATTATGCAAGTTTTTTAAAAAATCATATACGGAAATTTACTACAACATACCCCGCAAAAAAGGGTGACGGCAtctgtttttgaaaaaaaaattacggCAGGGCGATCAAAAACCCTACATAAATGAACGCTagcctttttttctttttctttttgaaaaactTGCATGATTTTAAAAATATTTGGTGAAATTTACATTTTTTTCAAGGAGTTCTCAAGTTCTTTCAACTCGGGGTgattttcattcgttctcacggttctcgcaatatttagcgttatatatatatatatatatatatatatatatatatatatatatatatatatatatatatatatatatatgcacatgcacgcacacaaacacacacatatatgcaTAATAATGTGATATAGTGAAGGTAGCAAGAACCTTTTGGGCATCAGAAAGAGAATCAGCTGGTTGATATTGGTCACCGGCAATAAGACCACTGAGCTCATATATGTTGTTGAAAATAACACCGACATTTTTGTTATCCTCCGGATAGTACACGTAAAACTTCCCACTCAACACACACGTTTTTGCATGCTCTAGCAACGCCTCCCACATTTTATTTGACATGCCACTTCCAAGAATCTAAAATAGAATTAAAAAAGTGAGAACTAATTACATTCTTAAACAATACAACAATAAAGCATAGTAAATTCTTACATTACGTAGCTTTTGGGAATCCCGCACAACAAGACGAAGGAAATCTTTAACTTTAAAAATCCCTTCTTTGTTCAGCCTCTTGTGGAATGATCCATCCTTGCCGATTTTCTCTAGTCTCCACACCTCATCGTTTAAAGTAGGCGGGTAGTGTTTCTTGTACACTGTCAACGAGAAGCACAATTCATAGTTTAAAGATAgggtaaaatgccatttttgtccctggggtttggccaattttgcgacttttgtccaaaggtttgttttttttttttgcatctggatccaaaaggtttgaaattttgccattttcatctggctcgttaattccattcatttttctttgttaagtcaggggtattttcgtcttttttgttaacttaaggtctttttcactttattagaatacttgtacattattcTAAatacttgtacataaagtgataaagaccgaattgccctttaagttaacagaAAAGATGAAAAACCTCTTACCTAACGGAgtaaaatgaatgaagttaacgagccggatgaaaatggcaagattttaaactttttgaatccagatgcggaaaaacaaacctttgactaaagtcgcaaaactggccaaacctcagggacgaaaatggcattttaacTGAATGATACTTGAAATGATTAACAACAATCCAACATACATTCTCCTCTATGATCTCTAACGGCAAATGCTTCAGTCTTCGCTTCACGTACACGTACCCCTTCACAAAATCCTGAagctacctttaacccaagcctaaacTTTCTGCTCCTAATCCAACTCGAATTGTCTGTAAAAGTCAACTCCCCTAACGTCCCAACACCTTCTTTGAGTGTGACCTGCACATCTCCGGTCAACAACGGCCTCTTTCCTTCACGTTCTTTAACAACATGACTTTCGAAATCTTCTTGTGTCCAGCCTTCATCATCTTCATTGTTGAAATCACCTTCGAGGACGACGACATCTAGTTTTATCGATGATTCGGGTCCTGATGTAACAACACGGCCAGTGTTGGCGTCAAGTAAGACGACATGTATAGCGGCACCGTGTTCGCCTTCGACTTTTCCTCCGGTGTAGAGGGGTAAAGACATTCGGGACCGGAAGTGAAGCTGCAGATTTCTTCCGTCAGGTCCTTCAATACGCTTAGGTGAAGACCTGAAATTTATCCCACAAGTTAGTTGGAATAGCACTGTATTACAAAGAGATCACTATGACTATTGATACCTTACGAATGCaatgttaaaaaatatatataacacacCTTCCATTAGTTAACTGAGCAGTGCCTAGCTTTGCTAAAGCTCGCTCCACTTCCTCACTAACCTGTTCACAGATAACAGTTTTTAAATGTAAAGACAATAGCTTTATAGAGTGAAGACGAATATTTTAAGTAGAAATGAGAAAGGTGGCATATCTTACAACTCTTCGAAGAATAGGTTCCAAGGATGAGGTAAGCTTTTGGAGACTGTCCACCTTCAAAGCTTCCACAATTACACTGCATAAATAATTATGTATCAAAAGCAGAAATCTTCCAAATTTTCGACGAATAGGTTCCAAGGATGAGCAAAGCTTTAGGTTTTAACCATTTGGTTGGTGATGATGAGCAACGAATCTAGCTTATTTTTTGTGAACTGTCATTAGTTTTGAACTTTTGGCATTAATTTAATGATTctaattcatcatcatcatactcggtaaatcccaccaatagcaaagctaaggtagggtctgaggagggtaagatgtagacaaccttacctctaccccgtaggaatagagaagttgcttccagtgagacccccggctcgatagcaGTTTTGcctcaagccttggacataaggcacataacactcaacaaacaatcgggacaaaggcctattagtgcatgtacccttttgtctttcggctgtcaacgccaccacatgatgcatgattaaccgtccgccgcttttaacattattttcacaaaattagtaaaacaacgttaaaattagtgcaatttcacttttgccccccgaggggcccacacatatatacattatatgtgcacaccgcAAGCGGGCCGTTAAATTTTCTAATTGTGGAATCATATTAAATTTTATGTGCCTCgtacattttttttttattttaccatTATTCTTGGAAATGCCTCAAATCAAATTTGTACTATGTAGAGTTAATGAATACATAGGCCATGCAAGTATTACTGAAATGTTATGCTAAGGCCACCCATATTTCAAAACAGGACCTGACTTTCAACTTGGTTTCATTTACTCCAAATCTAGTAAAAACATAGTCGTCAAAAGCGCAAAAGGCGCGCGCCTATAGCGCCTGGTGGTAGCTTAGGCGCAAAAATGGGTTTTTTTGGTTAAAACGGCGCAAAAGGCGAACCATGTTGTCTTTAGGAGCAGTGATACCATTAAAAACGAAAGAAAACAAAAGGTAACAGCACAATGACCATTAAAAGAATCCGAGTTTCGCGGGCCCAGGTTTtgggagctgcattcgtgtccgcgggacgtgcgggcacgcacgagttcaaccaaattccagtTCAGAAACTCATTTTTTGCACCCCACTCCCCATGCGCtcgggtaggacttgtggtaaaacatgtcataaagcAACAATGGAGTAGTAAAGGCTTTACCTTATAAACAACTACTCACtttgttcccacaccaatgtgggacaaagtattaaccaccttttgagactttcattcacacacccaaaacttccaacatataagtcctaaacttttgctactaactattagctacatgatcttaaatggcatatataatagttttttttattttatatgtggaatcttatttattttcaaagcgTAACATATTCttttctctatgtgcgcttttTTTTTAAAGCCCACgatttttttgcgccttgcgcctaggctccgggcgaggccgatgcgcctcgcctgcgccctgcgtctttgacaacatagaGTAAAAACAAGCTCATACCTTGCTAAACTTTGATTCAATGTTAAAACAAAATGTGCTTTCACAAATAGTATTCATCTTGATGAGACGATGAGTACACCTTCCACAGATTGACTCCCAACTTTAAAATCTTTACTTCCAATAAAAAGTTGTGGAGCATTTTAGCACTTTCAAGTTCAAGTTTTTGGTCGGATTTAGCATAAATCATGGTTTAAAAAAACGGCCGAGGCGTCCGTATTGAGGCGCGCCTCGAGCCGGAACGGAGGAAAAACGTATATGAGGCGGCGCCTCAGGGTCAGATATTATACGTACGCCTCAGTGGGGTGAGGCGCACGATCCGTGTCGAGGCGGAACTATTATGTCGAGGCGTACGTTTATGTTTTTAGGCGGCAAACTTATTGGCGGCAAGAATAAAGTAGATGGAGACGATTATGAAAGAATTGGGATGAAATACAGAGGTAGATGGAGACGTACCTGGCTTGTAGTGATGTGTGACCAAGAAAAATTAGGGTTTCAGGATGGAGAAGATGACGGAGGCGTAACTCTTTTTAGGGTTACTAAAAAATGACAGCCCCTTTATTCATTCTATTTACAAGCACTTACATTAAGACCCTTAAACATTAATTTTTATCATATTTAACCCAAACTATTCTCACAAGTTTATTTACATTAGGAAAGTTATTTACTTTATGAAGATGATGTTTGTTATGCTATTTGAGTTTAATTAGAAACTATTTGTGTTTTCTTATGTTAACTATTTCATGAAATTTGAatcttttttatgtttttaactaCTGAATCTAATGAAATTTGATGAGAAAAGTCTTTTTTTGAtgttaaatatttattattttatgatatatataattttaatatttatttattaataccgccTCAGCCTTACGCCTCGTTCCGCCTCAAtacttacgcctcgtgaggcgaagggaaaacgcctcgataCTCGTTTCCATTTTTTAAAACCTTGGCATAAATGAAACCAAATTAACACATGGATGGCCTGAAATGATGTTTTGATACTTAGGATGCCTTAGTGTAACCTTCTGAATACTTCGGTGATGCCTATGAGAGCGTTATCAGTTATCACTACTATGTAGTAAGTTATAAGCAACCACTTTCATTCAATAATCACATTTAATAAATCCTCATAGATTTGAACTATAAGTGGTGAATTAGTGTCTGAGCTCGTGTTTGGCAGACAGAAGTGACAGAGCTTATAAACTAATCAATATAGAAGCAATAACCTAATATTTCATTTTCATTCTATTCAGCATTCAGATCAAAGCTGCATGGAAGAAACTATATGCTGAAaccaaatgcaaaaacaaaacgaCATGGACAAACATAACTGAACCTAAAATAGTGAACAGTGATAGCATCTGCATCTGTTCCTCAGTCCTACATTCCTCTAGGCACAGGCTAAGatcccccccccaaaaaaaaaaaatcataacatACACCCaaacatagttgtcaatagcagctatagcgaccgctatagcGCACTATGTAGCGAGGCGAACAAGTGTCACTATTTGGGTCATAGCGACCAATAGCGTGAATAGCGACAGTtcgttttttttatattttttatgtaaatagcaattagatatagctataaaatagctggatttataggtttttgttaaatatacatgtaaaatcgcatatatataccagggtattctgatgtaatatacatataaaaattatcAAAATtcttttttctagtgtatcgctatttataaaatagcggtcgctatttgtcgctattcgctatcaaCAACTATGCACCCAAAATTGCACCTATATAGCCTGACATCCATCTTAAAAATGTTCTTCCTTGTATTTTTAGCAGTCAGCAACAACAAAATAACTAATGTAAGTATGCAACCCTGTCACCATAATGCCTATATTGTTCTCCTAGTAAAATCCCCCTTATCATCCAAAATTGACTCAAGATATGAAATCTTGTCCTTACTGCTTAGCATTACAAAATTCTTCAAACTCATATCAGCTATACCTACATCGATATTTCCTACACTTAAGACGTAATACATCACAACCTGAACAACCAATCCTACTAGCACAACAAAAAAAGCATACCATCAACGCATACAAAATCAAATTACTACAGTCAACACACTGCCTATTACATTACAAATATTCAGAAAACAACAAACAATTTAGCTGCACAAAACTCCAATTGCAAATCAGATCTCAATCACACCACACACCAACAAACAATATGTAAATCAAACTTCATTAATTACCTAGCTAAAGCCGGCCGCTTTCGCTCCGGCTGTTGCTGCTCATCTTCACCTTCCAAACCCCGTTTCCCCCTTTCCCTAATCGAAGTCATCCTCTCCATATTCCTCGTATGCATCTTCGCCCAATTTTTCAACCTCAAAACACAATCTACACAGCTCAAAACAATAATATTAAGAAAACGAAACCCTAGAAACCGTTAGAtccaaaaaaaaccctaatttgaAGGTAAAACTCCACATGATAATCAACAAAGGATGATTATATATAGTTGTAGCTAAATTATGTACAGTACCTGTGAGATTTCTCTATGGATACgtagtttctctctctagtttctctcacTAAAAACATACACAGTGACTACGGTCTGAAAAAGTCGCCTATGAAGACTACGAGTGTCGTGATGATTTTACTCTTTCGGATGGAATATTAGCCGTTGGATCTGATTAGTGAGCCGTACAATGCCACGTCAGACAGACAACTTTCGTCTTGGCTAGCTGCCAAAGTTTGGGTCAAGTGCCATTAGggttgcaaacgaaccgaacgaacacgaacaagacattgtttgtgttcgtttgttaagaaatatttgtgttcgcgaaccgttcacgaacacttatcgaacgagcttttatgttcgtgttcgtttgttaaggaaatgaacttgtttgtgttcgtttgtgtttgtttgttaattttaggcaacgaacgctgacgaacacaaatgagcacaaactaatgtttaggaacacaaatggaaacaaacgaacacaaacaattgttcatgaacaaaatatataatacaccgacacttattagatatttaattggTTGGAATTTTGaactatttaaataaatataaaaactagaAACACTAATGAAGTatcgaacacgttaccgaacgttcacgaacataaacgaacgaacacgacctctgttcatgtttgttcatttaactaaacgaacgaaatgtcttgttcgtgttcgtttgtttaataaatgaacgaacacaaacgaacttcccgccgaacggttcacgaactgttcgtcggacgtttggttcgtttgcagccctaagtGCCATCAATAATTAGTTTACATGCGTGTTTTGAAACTGGACCGCACCGGCCACTCAGAGTGTGACCCGGTTGTTTTGGTGGTTCGATTTCATACGGTATTAATACGTTTTCTTTAGAAGCGGTTGGTTTGGGTCGGCGGGCGGGCGGGCGGACGGACTGGTAACAATTGTTAGGTATGGAGGCTTTTAACCGGCCCTAGGGAAAAAGGGCAAGCGGACTGGTAATCTAGTTAACCGGCCCTATGGTAAAGGACGGCCAGCcctaattattattaattattattaatagcTATTAATGACACAACCCAAGTGAATAGTGGCTGACAGGTGATGCCACTATTCAATTGCGTCACGTTTTTTATGACACGTGTAATGATCTGAAACCAGCAATTGCCATGCATCCAAAAACCTACTGAAAATCCACCGCTCATTCTCCATCGTTTAGAAAATCACCCCGGAGATatgatatagagagagagaaaaggcGAGTGATGAAATCCTTAAGCCTTTATCTTCCTCCTTGTTATGGGTAGCCTTGTTGCTCGTTTCGAAGTTGTTAAAAGTTGGGtcgttggttttgattttgttggttgCTTGGACCTCCCGACTCTCTCCAACTAAAGTTGGGGTGATTTCGTCATTCAAGGTTGTATGTGTTGCTTGGAGCTCTTAGTGGTCGTGGACGGTTATTGAGGTAGTTCACCATTTCCATTTGGTTCTCCTCatctttcatacgactctagttTTCATGTGCCCCGCCACACCcgtcacaagccataaccgaagTTCTTTTTGTcaattcaagttttttttttattttcgtaGTTAAAgcttcgatttgggcttgtaaataGGTGGTTTCGTCCACTCTGTGAGCTCCCAGGGCTATAGAATTTGGGCCCCTAGAGGTGTGCCATTGAAAACAATTTTGAGCAATTTCTTCAATTTGGTTGTAGATTTCGACGGGTCGTTGATTTCCAAGGAGTCCCCCGGAGTTCTAATCAAGGATTTGCCTTGTGTGTGGTGTGGGCACTTCCTTAATAACTCCTTGAACTTTTCCCATGTCTCGTACAaagattccccgtcctcttgttgCCAAAGCTCTAGACTGTGATGTGGGCACTTCCTTAATAACTCCTTGAACTTTTCCCACGTCTCGTACAaagattccccgtcctcttgagAGTATGAGCTAATTTCGGTCATGAGTTTAGCGGTATTAGCAGGAGTGAAATATTTGTAGAAAATTTTTTGGGCAGGTTCATCCCAAGTGTGTACGGACCATTTGGGAGGGTGTTAAGCCAAACCTTAGCATACGGAGCCCGGTACCGTCTTGGAGGCTCTGTTAATCCGAAAAGTGTCATATATTTCCAAAAAGTTTGTAATGTGTAAATGGGGATCTTTATCAGGTAGGTCGTGAAAGGTGGCGGAATTCTGGAGCATTTGGATTAAGTTTGATCGAAACTGAAAGTTATTAGCATTGACATTAGGTGGGTTTATAGCGGCTCCATGATTACCGACGGTAGaccgtaggtaatccatgagagtATGTTGATCTGTCATGGTGAGGTTTCGGGTCGAGGCTTTTTGTCAGTTTTTGGATTGAAATCTTTTTCTTAGGAAGCGCCCGGGTTCTTCTAGTAGCACTTTAGTGTCTTTGTCGGAGGTGGAGGTCATGCACCAGGTCGTATTTTTCTACAGATTGTATGAAATGGTGTAAATTTTTGCAAACAAAAACAGAAAAAATGCTGATCAGTTAATAGGCACGGCCCATGTATTTATAGGCACGACCCCATGTTGTTGAGTTAAAGTTTCTGTTTTCAGGTTCCCAGATACTGGAAGTGTAGCACAGCTCCGTGTCTAATTCCAGTAACACAGAAAACATATTCTTTCAGTACTGTAAGATAGACACGACCTGTGTTAAgtagacacgaccccgtgtaaGCTGTCTAGAAGTTAGGCACGACACCGTGTTCGATTAGGCACGACCCATGCTAAACCTGCAGAAAGTGAAGAAAAtgcagaaaaagaagaaaaacttaaaaagaaaaaattaagaagataaaaaatgattaggccgttgtcacggcccccgacccgttTTGCCCGGTTTGGAAGCCGCGGaacagaaaacccgtggtattggtaTTTTTAtcggcagcggaaattttaacaggaccgttttttttttaaaaaaaacaccgaattattttattattaatatcgGGACAAACCCCGTATTTTACAAGaaaggaatttcactgggaaatccccTGATTacagaaaacatgtttatttttatttactgagccacttcaTTCAAGCTGGAGTGCTACGCGGCACTTTTTCTTGTTCACAgcaaatcacctgaaacatgttttaaaaagatttgacCAGCgaaaaatactggcgagtgcattcaATTTATACAAAAAACACagtgttataatttacagtattaagagcgattacaattgcttctatcttataattatctgacccagttgtcactcgaccgaatctgtgactgtggtcatatcactattgggccCGTTCAGCCAAAAGTGACgttatcactatttaggtccgttATACAAAACCCCACGTACTATCAGTAATTTGAGataacaaagacttaatcactgtaaatataatggaaaaacatttagggttttggaaaGCACTTTGATAAAAatggaatgactcacattgcagctTTAAACGGTCGCAGGTAGCTAGCCTACTGGTTATGCTGGTAAAACTAGTAAAATATACAATGCAAAcaaaactaggttagtaacttaattcaacatttacgataattcacgagatcgaaaccctcacgacgaatgacaaagtatagcccaaaaatttaggcagcacttaaacatccatcggatcgatcttaatcgatcggatattgtATCGTatcagtgatcgagttattaccccgTTATCGTAGCAGCGTCTCGGTACTTAAAATTGTTATTTGAGCAGAAATAAGTCGTTTTTAAAGGAAATTTTCGAGCAGATTGAATTGTTCATGCAACGTCCAATTTATAGCTGATTTACAGCTTCCTCGTGCCCCGCGAACAAGCTAACTAAGTCCATCACGGGCCGCGAGGGacaccctagctacggctagggctgCTGTGTCATCCCCTAGGCTTGCCACGTGGACGACGCGTGTCCCACATACTTATCCGGAGATTCTAAGGCTGTCACGCCTTGCGAAGCCCTTTTCTTattctgtcgcgccccgcgactgggtacaaaattttgtttttcttggtttttcataaaaAGTAAGGTTTTAGGGGCTAGGGTTATTACTTACGGAGCGTTTTTTTTTAGGATGTTTTTGTGcaagttgttacatcctccccaccttgtttaaaatctcgtcctcgagatttactggaacaagtaAGGATATTTTCTTTTCATCTTCGATTctagctcccatgtgtactcaggtcctcttttcgaatcccattttactttaaCCAGAACCAATCggttgtgtttgagattcttgacctttctgtcttctatttgaagaggtttctcaacaaactttaacttttcatttacctctatgtcctgaaAAGGTACTACCAATGATttatcagataaacatttcttatgcacaccggctaactcttctggtagttatAGTTGATATGcgactggtcctattcgttgaataactataaatggtccgacatatcttggactcagttttcctttcttattgaatcggactactcctttccaaagagaaactttcaataatactttgtCTCTAACTTGAAACTCTAACGGCTTACGTCGATTATCGACATAACTCTTTTGGCGATCTCGTGCCAttttcagtctttctttgattttaaTTATCTTGTAGGTGGTTTCCTGTACAATCTCaagacctgataattgactttctcctatttctgcccaacatactggagttcggcactttcgtccataaagtgcttcgaatggggcagcatTGATGCTCATGTGGTAACTGTTGTGTAACAACCATCTAATTTCCGTATGAATTTAATAAAATATGCATGATTTTATATAAAAAGTGCTTTAATTCATCACAAGTACAAAATCAAAGTTTAAAGTGATCACATACTAGTCATCTACCAACtagtttaaacattcaaaacatgattagTGAAGTTGTTTACATCATGAACATTGTCTAAACAAAGTTAAATTAACGCGGAAGCTTGATAGGTTTGTGTTCGATTCTTCAAAatatgcttgatcgccatccggaaaGTCCCCATCATTACCTAAAGTCAAAACCACTTagaatgttagttttgacattgaaATAGTGCGTATAAACAAGTtccatcatcaaatcataaaaaataaataaaattcagtTTTGGTCCTGCCGCGTGTCGCGCCAGAACCCACTCaacctgtcgcgtgtcgcgacggcTTCCGCATGTCGCGACGGCTTCCGCATGTCGCGCCAGATCCAAAGGATCCTGTCGCGTGGTGCGGGGGAGACCATTTTCCAGCATGTGCAGGTTATTGATCTGCATTACCTGCCAGCTCCGGATTTCACCAAAATTAACTTCAAATGGTCATAACTTTTGATCCGAatgtccgttttaggtgattctttttcctatacgtctgTAATTTCATTACCGACGTGCCTATTACAAGTACCATACCGAAAATTTGATTTATGGACCGAACGACCAAAAATTCACTAAACAATTGTTCGACCCATTCTATTTACACCCATTTTGCTACCATTTCAATAGTAAACATAAGGCGCCTTATACCCAACATTCGGGGCTTATTATCACCGGCATTTCATTACCAATCTCATGGCTTCATACTCTTGTGATTGTTATCGCCAATGCTAACTGTTAAAACACTAACACTACTAATTACACCATTATTCGGCCCGTTTGGCTCATCTATGGAATCCTCCATTATAATGACTACCAAGCGATATCTAGTCGATTTTTAACCTATTAATTCAAGTAACGAACATTGTCGCTTCAATCAACACAACTTTTATTCTACAACACGACTATACATATTCTAATATCAAATTACTTAATGTAACgaatcaagttacataccttcaaagcacgCCCTTCAAACGCAAGTCGCCACCTGCTTGTCCACTTGACGCTTCGgtatcttttcctatagagttcaatcacaaCCCATTTAGAACTCTTTAACACAACTTTTATTCTACAACACGACTATACATATTCTAATATCAAATTACTTAATGTAACgaatcaagttacataccttcaaagcacgcccttcaaacgcaagtc
The Helianthus annuus cultivar XRQ/B chromosome 6, HanXRQr2.0-SUNRISE, whole genome shotgun sequence genome window above contains:
- the LOC110878379 gene encoding calmodulin-binding protein 60 B, encoding MHTRNMERMTSIRERGKRGLEGEDEQQQPERKRPALASVIVEALKVDSLQKLTSSLEPILRRVVSEEVERALAKLGTAQLTNGRSSPKRIEGPDGRNLQLHFRSRMSLPLYTGGKVEGEHGAAIHVVLLDANTGRVVTSGPESSIKLDVVVLEGDFNNEDDEGWTQEDFESHVVKEREGKRPLLTGDVQVTLKEGVGTLGELTFTDNSSWIRSRKFRLGLKVASGFCEGVRVREAKTEAFAVRDHRGELYKKHYPPTLNDEVWRLEKIGKDGSFHKRLNKEGIFKVKDFLRLVVRDSQKLRNILGSGMSNKMWEALLEHAKTCVLSGKFYVYYPEDNKNVGVIFNNIYELSGLIAGDQYQPADSLSDAQKVYVDALVKKAYDNWNQVVEYDGKSLVSFKQPKRSGASRNDYSMGSIEYPRSSNNQQLPPRHPVVGPSDSLSVDSNLLLGGYNDNMDNVYQTAPQLVNTNTQYDINFATNGRHMVNSQQIQNNGYNDRSELALGPPQSSSSSFHPVNMNNASVQQQPNMNMFDDWSQNSRDKGTGEFMSEEEIRMRSHEMLENDDMQHLLRLFSMGGGHGGQGGNMAEDGFSFPSYMPSPALNFDFDEDRSRSGKAVVGWLKIKAAMRWGFFVRKKAAERRAQIVEIEEDE